Proteins from one Acidimicrobiia bacterium genomic window:
- a CDS encoding aminotransferase class I/II-fold pyridoxal phosphate-dependent enzyme, producing MSCPLSEPLLGGNADAYVRDALASTFVANGPYVARFEDEVAARVGAPFAVACASGTAAIHLALHALGIGPGDEVWVSDLTFVASANPARYCGARVTLVDSERESWNLAPDVVVGELTRRARRGVAMPAAIVAVHLLGHPAHLGPVLEAAARHGVPVVEDAAEALGATWTAGAGPALDGREVGTVGTVGCYSFNGNKIMTTGGGGMVVTHDATLAARVRHLATQAKEPGVGYVHDEIGFNYRMSNLAAALGVAQLEQLDAFLARRRAIADRYDAAFADVDGIKAAPDCAWARRSGWLSSIVLEDEVTRERVRLALDGAGIESRPVWPPLRTQAPYRDAPVLGGNVAVELGERVLNLPSSASLGDEQQERVIDVVRHALWSHSTPALRVS from the coding sequence ATGAGCTGCCCGTTGTCGGAGCCGCTGCTCGGCGGGAACGCCGACGCCTACGTGCGCGACGCGCTCGCGAGCACCTTCGTCGCCAATGGGCCGTACGTCGCGCGCTTCGAGGACGAGGTCGCAGCGCGCGTCGGCGCGCCCTTTGCCGTCGCGTGCGCGAGCGGCACGGCCGCGATCCACCTCGCGCTGCACGCGCTCGGGATCGGGCCCGGCGACGAGGTCTGGGTGTCGGACCTCACGTTCGTCGCGTCGGCGAACCCGGCCCGGTACTGCGGGGCGCGGGTCACGCTCGTGGACAGCGAACGTGAGTCGTGGAACCTCGCGCCCGACGTCGTCGTGGGCGAGCTCACCCGGCGCGCCCGCCGCGGAGTCGCGATGCCGGCCGCGATCGTGGCCGTCCACCTGCTCGGTCATCCGGCCCACCTCGGGCCCGTCCTGGAAGCCGCGGCGCGTCACGGCGTCCCCGTCGTCGAGGACGCGGCCGAGGCGCTGGGCGCGACCTGGACCGCCGGGGCCGGGCCCGCGCTCGACGGGCGCGAGGTCGGCACGGTCGGCACCGTCGGCTGTTACTCGTTCAACGGCAACAAGATCATGACGACGGGCGGTGGCGGCATGGTCGTGACGCACGACGCCACGCTCGCGGCGCGCGTCCGGCACCTCGCCACGCAGGCGAAGGAGCCCGGCGTCGGGTACGTCCACGACGAGATCGGGTTCAACTACCGGATGAGCAACCTCGCGGCCGCGCTCGGCGTCGCGCAGCTCGAGCAGCTCGACGCGTTCCTTGCCCGGCGGCGCGCGATCGCCGATCGCTACGACGCCGCGTTCGCGGACGTCGACGGCATCAAGGCCGCGCCCGACTGCGCGTGGGCGCGGCGCTCAGGGTGGTTGTCGAGCATCGTGTTGGAGGACGAGGTGACGCGCGAGCGCGTCCGGCTCGCCCTGGACGGCGCGGGCATCGAGTCACGCCCGGTGTGGCCGCCGCTGCGCACACAGGCGCCGTACCGCGACGCGCCGGTCCTCGGCGGGAACGTCGCCGTGGAGCTCGGCGAGCGGGTGCTGAACCTCCCCTCGTCCGCCAGCCTCGGCGACGAGCAGCAGGAGCGCGTGATCGACGTCGTACGCCACGCGCTCTGGAGTCACTCGACCCCCGCTCTCAGGGTGAGCTGA
- a CDS encoding class I SAM-dependent methyltransferase, whose protein sequence is MLTARTATPWDDVFSTRAWGRWPAEEVVRAVARLSRGQRMRVLEIGSGAGAQLWYLEHEGHDAFGVDLSREGAQRACDRLRDEGMPARLAVGDALALPLPSAVFDLVLDVEAIAYVPEDRTGSAWREVARVLRPGGSFLSIAFTPRTYAWHAARRVGERSVDDIVDGPLAGTPCTALVDEGLVRVLASDAGLGVVDVQRRGRSTGPEQYWIDELVVLCERAGVSSP, encoded by the coding sequence GTGCTGACCGCTCGCACGGCGACGCCGTGGGACGACGTCTTCAGCACCCGCGCGTGGGGACGGTGGCCGGCCGAGGAGGTCGTGCGTGCCGTTGCGCGGTTGTCGCGCGGTCAGCGGATGCGTGTGCTCGAGATCGGGTCGGGTGCCGGCGCGCAGCTGTGGTACCTGGAGCACGAGGGCCACGACGCGTTCGGCGTGGACCTGTCGCGCGAAGGAGCGCAGCGCGCATGCGACCGGTTGCGCGACGAAGGGATGCCGGCTCGGCTCGCGGTCGGCGACGCGCTCGCGCTGCCGCTGCCGAGCGCCGTGTTCGACCTCGTCCTCGACGTCGAGGCGATCGCCTACGTACCCGAGGACCGGACGGGATCCGCGTGGCGTGAGGTCGCCCGTGTGCTGCGCCCGGGCGGCTCGTTCCTGTCGATCGCGTTCACGCCGCGGACGTACGCGTGGCACGCGGCACGCCGGGTCGGTGAGCGCAGCGTCGACGACATCGTGGACGGCCCGCTCGCGGGGACGCCGTGCACGGCGCTCGTCGACGAGGGACTCGTGCGCGTCCTCGCGAGCGACGCCGGTCTCGGTGTCGTCGACGTGCAGCGCCGCGGCCGCAGCACCGGTCCGGAGCAGTACTGGATCGACGAGCTGGTCGTGCTCTGCGAGCGTGCGGGAGTCAGCTCACCCTGA
- the neuC gene encoding UDP-N-acetylglucosamine 2-epimerase, which produces MTRRIAVFTATRADLWPLSPVLRALHAEPRVELVVLAAGAHLSDRYGRTLREIDLGADVVHALETGVGEDDTADANVAVVARTAETVSRALVEHGPDLLVVLGDRTELLGVATAATLHRVPLVHLHGGEVTEGAIDDSVRHAVTKLAHVHCCACEEYAARVRRLGEEAWRVHVTGEPTIDRLLHDAHPPAGALACRLGIDLRHPFALLTYHPPTLHPERLDAELDALLGACEAFETVVATYPGADPGAARIITRLREWARTRENVVVVESLGKLYPTALAAADVMLGNSSSGIVEAMSFALPVVNVGDRQRGRVRGPNVVDVAGHGAAVRAATARALDPSFRASLRGLPNPYGDGKAASRVVDVLLGLDLDGLLHKKFVDAGGSSSSERAGRRAEAWPGERRASASRVSRASSERDHGEYPAPKAQRAGTS; this is translated from the coding sequence ATGACCCGTCGCATCGCGGTCTTCACCGCGACGCGTGCCGACCTGTGGCCGCTGTCGCCCGTCTTGCGCGCGCTGCACGCGGAGCCGCGCGTCGAGCTGGTCGTGCTCGCGGCCGGCGCGCACCTCTCGGATCGCTACGGACGCACGCTCCGCGAGATCGACCTCGGCGCCGACGTCGTCCACGCGCTCGAGACCGGGGTCGGTGAGGACGACACGGCCGACGCGAACGTCGCCGTCGTCGCGCGCACGGCCGAGACCGTCTCGCGCGCGCTCGTGGAGCACGGTCCCGACCTGCTCGTCGTGCTCGGCGACCGGACGGAGCTGCTCGGCGTCGCGACGGCGGCGACGCTGCACCGCGTCCCGCTCGTCCACCTCCACGGCGGCGAGGTGACGGAGGGCGCGATCGACGACTCGGTGCGCCACGCGGTCACGAAGCTCGCGCACGTGCACTGCTGCGCGTGCGAGGAGTACGCGGCCCGCGTGCGGCGGCTCGGCGAGGAGGCGTGGCGCGTGCACGTCACCGGAGAGCCGACGATCGACCGGCTGCTGCACGACGCGCATCCGCCGGCCGGCGCGCTTGCATGCCGGTTGGGCATCGACCTGCGCCACCCGTTCGCGCTGTTGACGTACCACCCGCCGACGCTGCACCCGGAGCGGCTCGACGCCGAGCTCGACGCGCTGCTGGGCGCGTGCGAGGCGTTCGAGACGGTCGTCGCGACCTACCCCGGCGCGGACCCGGGCGCCGCGCGGATCATCACTCGCCTCCGCGAGTGGGCGCGCACGCGCGAGAACGTGGTCGTCGTCGAGTCGCTCGGCAAGCTCTACCCGACCGCGCTCGCGGCCGCCGACGTCATGCTCGGCAACTCGTCGAGCGGGATCGTCGAGGCGATGTCGTTTGCGCTCCCCGTCGTCAACGTCGGTGACCGCCAGCGCGGACGCGTGCGCGGCCCCAACGTGGTCGACGTCGCCGGCCACGGGGCCGCGGTGCGGGCCGCGACGGCGCGCGCGCTCGACCCGTCGTTCCGTGCGTCGCTCCGCGGGCTGCCGAACCCCTACGGCGACGGGAAGGCGGCGTCGCGCGTCGTCGACGTGCTGCTCGGGCTCGACCTCGACGGGCTGCTCCACAAGAAGTTCGTCGACGCGGGGGGCAGTTCCTCGAGCGAGCGAGCCGGGAGGCGAGCGGAAGCGTGGCCCGGGGAGCGGCGAGCGTCAGCGAGCCGGGTATCCCGTGCGAGCAGCGAGCGCGACCACGGTGAGTACCCGGCGCCGAAGGCGCAGAGAGCGGGAACATCGTGA
- a CDS encoding nucleotidyltransferase family protein has protein sequence MNERLARMCIGPEATIGETMAAIDAGAAEIALLVGLDERLVAIATDGDVRRALLAGHALDAPIAPFAQRAFVYVDEGAARADVLELMQARFISQVPVLDDAGRLRGLHLLRDLIGPELRPNPAVVMAGGKGARLRPLTARLPKPMLPVAGRPILERIVLHLVGSGITRVYLAVNYMADVIEEHFRDGAHLGCRIEYLREDPDVPLGTGGALALLPDDARDDAHPVVVMNGDLVTQFDVGRLLAAHAQGGNVATVGLREYAHEIPFGVADVRHGHLVRLEEKPTRIWSVNAGVYALQPSLLERIPPGCEFPVTELLACAMREGLPVGGHLLDGDWIDVGRHDELRRARGEAS, from the coding sequence GTGAACGAGCGGCTGGCACGGATGTGCATCGGGCCGGAGGCGACGATCGGCGAGACGATGGCCGCGATCGACGCCGGCGCCGCGGAGATCGCGCTCCTCGTCGGACTCGACGAGCGGCTCGTCGCGATCGCGACCGACGGCGACGTGCGCCGCGCGCTCCTCGCCGGTCACGCACTGGACGCGCCGATCGCGCCGTTCGCCCAGCGCGCCTTCGTGTACGTGGACGAGGGCGCGGCGCGTGCCGACGTCCTCGAGCTCATGCAGGCCCGCTTCATCAGCCAGGTGCCGGTCCTCGACGACGCGGGACGGCTGCGCGGCCTCCACCTCCTGCGCGACCTCATCGGGCCCGAGCTGCGACCCAACCCGGCCGTGGTGATGGCCGGGGGCAAGGGCGCGCGGCTCCGCCCGCTGACCGCGCGGCTGCCGAAGCCGATGCTCCCCGTCGCGGGCCGGCCGATCCTCGAGCGGATCGTGCTGCACCTCGTCGGATCGGGCATCACCCGCGTCTACCTGGCCGTCAACTACATGGCCGACGTCATCGAGGAGCACTTCCGCGACGGCGCCCACCTCGGCTGCCGCATCGAGTACCTGCGCGAGGACCCCGACGTCCCGCTCGGCACCGGCGGTGCGCTGGCGCTGCTGCCCGACGACGCGCGTGACGACGCGCACCCCGTCGTCGTCATGAACGGCGACCTCGTCACCCAGTTCGACGTCGGCCGGCTGCTCGCGGCACACGCGCAGGGCGGCAACGTCGCGACCGTCGGCCTGCGCGAGTACGCGCACGAGATCCCCTTCGGGGTCGCAGACGTCCGACACGGGCACCTCGTGCGCCTGGAGGAGAAGCCGACGCGCATCTGGTCCGTGAACGCGGGCGTCTACGCGCTGCAGCCGTCGCTGCTGGAGCGCATCCCACCGGGCTGCGAGTTCCCGGTCACCGAGCTCCTCGCGTGCGCGATGCGCGAGGGCCTTCCGGTCGGCGGGCACCTGCTGGACGGTGACTGGATCGACGTCGGCCGTCACGACGAGCTGCGCCGCGCGCGTGGGGAGGCATCGTGA
- a CDS encoding SDR family NAD(P)-dependent oxidoreductase: MTDHPSPFCEAQRRKSGRSASQNPASALRGRRVLVTGADGFIGSHVVERLVADGADVRALCCYNSNGSYGWLDELPDVRAAADLRLGDVRDAGSVEAAVDGCEIVLHLAALIAIPYSYDAPRSYVDTNVTGTLNVLEAVKRTGATRLVHTSTSEVYGTPDVVPITEDHPLRGQSPYSASKIAADKLCEAWACSFGTPVVVLRPFNTFGPRQSARAVITTVLSQLLAGRTEIRLGSTAPRRDFTYVTDTVDGFVRAATAALEPGTVVQLGTGTTVSIGELVERAAKALDVDVTVVEDEQRLRPERSEVMVLLSDPRRARELLGWKPSVSLDEGLARTAAWLAARPGAIDPDRYQT, translated from the coding sequence GTGACCGACCACCCGAGTCCGTTCTGTGAAGCCCAACGGCGCAAGAGCGGCCGTTCGGCTTCACAGAACCCGGCGAGCGCGCTGCGCGGGCGTCGTGTGCTCGTGACGGGAGCGGACGGGTTCATCGGCAGTCACGTCGTCGAGCGGCTCGTCGCCGACGGCGCGGACGTGCGCGCGTTGTGCTGCTACAACTCGAACGGCTCGTACGGGTGGCTCGACGAGCTGCCCGACGTGCGCGCGGCGGCGGATCTCCGTCTCGGCGACGTGCGCGACGCCGGCAGCGTCGAGGCCGCGGTCGACGGCTGCGAGATCGTCCTCCACCTCGCCGCGCTCATCGCGATCCCGTACAGCTACGACGCGCCGCGCTCGTACGTCGACACCAACGTCACCGGCACGCTGAACGTGCTCGAGGCCGTCAAGCGAACCGGCGCGACGCGGCTTGTGCACACGTCGACGAGCGAGGTGTACGGCACGCCGGACGTCGTGCCCATCACCGAGGACCACCCGCTGCGGGGCCAGTCGCCGTACAGCGCGAGCAAGATCGCAGCCGACAAGCTGTGCGAGGCGTGGGCGTGCTCGTTCGGGACACCCGTCGTCGTGCTCCGGCCGTTCAACACGTTCGGTCCGCGTCAGTCGGCGCGCGCGGTGATCACGACCGTGCTGAGCCAGCTGCTCGCGGGCCGTACCGAGATCCGGCTCGGCAGCACCGCACCACGACGCGACTTCACGTACGTCACCGACACCGTCGACGGGTTCGTCCGCGCCGCGACCGCCGCGCTCGAGCCGGGCACCGTCGTGCAGCTCGGCACCGGGACGACGGTCTCGATCGGCGAGCTGGTCGAGCGGGCCGCGAAGGCCCTCGACGTCGACGTGACGGTGGTCGAGGACGAGCAGCGCCTCCGTCCCGAGCGCAGCGAGGTGATGGTCCTCCTGAGCGACCCGCGCCGCGCGCGCGAGCTCCTCGGGTGGAAGCCGTCCGTCTCGCTCGACGAGGGGCTGGCGCGCACCGCGGCGTGGCTCGCGGCGCGGCCGGGCGCGATCGACCCGGACCGGTACCAGACATGA